TTTATCTGGCCGGGGTAGTGGTGGGCGCGCTGGGGGCCCTCAACGACGTGACCGTGACCCAGGCCTCGGTGATCCAGGCCCTGGCCCTGGCCAACCCGCGCTACTCCTTGCGCGAGTTATACCAGCGGGGGATGGCGGTGGGCTTCGACCACATCGGGAGCCTGGTCAATACTTTGGTGCTGGCCTACAGCGCGGGTTCTTTGCCGCTGATGCTCCTGATCCAGCAAGGGGATACCCCGCTGCGCTTTTTGCTCAACCAGGAACCCTTCATGGCCGAGTTCGTCTCGATGCTGGTGGGCTCGCTGGGCTTGGTGCTGGCCGTTCCCTTCACCACCTTTGTCGCGGCGAGCTTCTTCCACGGCGGGAGCGTTCGCTATATCGAGCAGCGCTGGCCCAAACCCCAGCGTGAGGGGCGTTCCTGGGTCCAGGATATGCTCGAGAAGGACGAACCCGAGTAAGCTCTGGGGGGTATCTATGGTGAGCTGCAAACAACGCATCCCTGTGACGGTGATTGGTGGATTTCTGGGGGCGGGGAAGACTACCCTAGTCAACCACCTGGTAGCCCAGGGGGGAAGGCGTTTCGGGGTGATCGTCAATGAGTTCGGGGAGACGGGCATAGATGGCTCCCTGATCGAGAACGTGGACGCCGAGGGGATCGCCGAGCTTTCCAATGGCTGTCTGTGCTGTGTGGGCCGTGACAGCATGGTGGATGCGATGTTCCGCCTCGCCAACCGCCCTACCCCGCCCGAGTACCTTTTGGTGGAGCTCTCTGGTCTGGCCGACCCAGTACCGGTGGCTCAGACCCTCCTAGACCCCTCCGTGCGGGCTAAGTTCGAGCTGGATGGCATTGTAGGGGTGGCCGACGCCCGTAACCTTGAGCAGACCCTCTCCGACGTCCCCGAGGGCGCGGTGCAACTGGCCTATGCCAGCGTGGTGCTGCTCAACAAAACCGATCGGGTGGAGGCGGCGGGGCTCGAGCAGGCCCGGCGCATCCTGGAGGTCATCAACCCTTTGGCGGAGGTGTACCCGGTGCAGCAGAGCCAGGTCGAGCCAGCCCGGGTGCTCGGAATCAAGGCCTTCGGTTCCGGCTGGCAACTGCAACGCCACCCCCACCGACACTCTCCCAGCCTCCAGACCTTTACCCTCGCCGCCGACCGACCCCTGCACCGCGGTCGGGTCAACGCGTTCATCGACCGCTACCTGGTCTCCCGGCCCGCCCAGGTGTTCCGGGCCAAGGGCTTGCTCTCGGTAGAGGGGATGACCCAGGAGGTGGTGTTCCAGGGGGTGCGGGAGATCTTCAGCCTAGAGCTCAGCGAGCGCCCGGCTACCGGCCTGTCGCGGCTGGTAGTGATCGGGCGGGGGCTCGAGGAGGAGGAGTATCGCCAGGCCTTCGCGCGGCTGGCGGGGTGAGTTTGGCGTAAACCCCTGCTGGACAAAGCGTGGTCAAGGTTCTATACTCAGCATTCGGGCTTAGGCCCTGCTCGAGGGTGGCCGAGGAGTAGCGCAGCCTGGTAGCGCACCTGGTTCGGGTCCAGG
This genomic interval from Meiothermus sp. Pnk-1 contains the following:
- a CDS encoding GTP-binding protein, with product MVSCKQRIPVTVIGGFLGAGKTTLVNHLVAQGGRRFGVIVNEFGETGIDGSLIENVDAEGIAELSNGCLCCVGRDSMVDAMFRLANRPTPPEYLLVELSGLADPVPVAQTLLDPSVRAKFELDGIVGVADARNLEQTLSDVPEGAVQLAYASVVLLNKTDRVEAAGLEQARRILEVINPLAEVYPVQQSQVEPARVLGIKAFGSGWQLQRHPHRHSPSLQTFTLAADRPLHRGRVNAFIDRYLVSRPAQVFRAKGLLSVEGMTQEVVFQGVREIFSLELSERPATGLSRLVVIGRGLEEEEYRQAFARLAG